A single region of the Podospora pseudopauciseta strain CBS 411.78 chromosome 1, whole genome shotgun sequence genome encodes:
- a CDS encoding hypothetical protein (EggNog:ENOG503PQT7) yields the protein MRAFIQTIIFFLLSLQMVAALVIPVPLKTSSTPRRRDTSKESDSALPPTQYKITDFYGQAACHNVLTSCRADSDCCSGLQCGNFEGEMLCTPRG from the exons ATGCGAGCCTTCATCCagaccatcatcttcttcctgctcAGCCTGCAAATGGTTGCTGCGTTGGTCATTCCAGTTCCTCTCAAGACCTCATCTACTCCCCGGCGACGAGATACATCGAAGGAGTCTGATTCAGCGTTGCCGCCAACCCAATACAAGATCACCGACTTCTACGGCCAGGCA GCATGCCACAACGTCTTGACATCGTGCCGCGCGGATTCCGACTGTTGCTCCGGGCTGCAGTGTGGAAACTTTGAAGGGGAGATGCTGTGTACGCCTCGAGGTTGA
- a CDS encoding hypothetical protein (EggNog:ENOG503PN1V), giving the protein MASLSEDRPLKKKKSRNIKLSKNGNPTSRPFLSRVFGMATTLVITLGLVGVVIYLRKTLPDGSKPSYASSSTLQARGGGAEGATIIERQRNLFTLVPVFTAGPPILPGDFPIISSTVDCTTVMVPARQVKRQGYWHTYCSTSYFTITRTPTVTLTTKGPLFTLRPTRIVTFRLPSGSPVVDCTTYVIPDKLKRGEEVDCTTRYVPFTTSTRPTTTVTTTPTETPTETSTITPPTTRPPTSMTISTSSTVFSSTISTSTTTTTTIVEEISTMPTVVDPCATTWMDCQDRIEGRCLTFALTLSDCPSTSTETVTTTTRIVTSTVTAPPIVDTCMATSVTCTTIPIILARGLRRADRIDCMTSFSTLEECISTSTTTTTPSTSLQTSTTPGNATTITISPSFTSINLSTSTPGTEETTSASSSEQSTSAEVSTTDLPETLPTSEIEFPTTVIIPPLTTSTATFASIPTAISISTSRNPLITTLTTAPTTTSTITPTTSPTASSAAITAVIPSTSATNTLTTTPSAMSVTTTPITTPTTTPETPSTVSPTISTNTPLNPSSVVSSNAESNPGSTTLTSVRIPGVSTSLQTETTNTESTSLISSASGGTSTRNVQTTDPTNTATSWGTEAATETNSDPFVIAQVSSQPEPDSTALTVSGSSSSSVTSILTTNTETEEAAKSTSAQESTIVTGSISSVVSSSETNPSRILSSTLSSPDITHFSSFSSAQKSSGASTEEPTPIAQTGQTATGSATVGPGETTATSSPSPDTGAPALMSWPYWKITESLTGNHAPLIVGRGFMLMMGAFYQQVITHDPVRQLTSGGISATELVSPAMGASEFGLFVAQIGTIFVAGGTYIDTNYCNDLASPTNINPCPPKITGNSWVLDIIITILVIQAGVVAYTMSKWFQKPGRLSADPTTIAGVAAVMGHPQIEQQFSSFGGEITQQELLHALKGQEFKLGTFTTEDGVTKYGIMPVALYERKDRNQRGWWARTRDTVRSGFNKAMFFRNWKLNRLFLDVVFGLLLVALLGLTLASLANIDQPQKVFLPTAVASGVGMKILFALLGVLISSNWGRLFQDTQTFSPYFPLRDGEARPNPTILLNRHSSPICAFIPLLRNRHLAAASVAFTGIIAEFLIIALAGLPYRPGQLRSEFLFCGIASAIILCVMLVQLALVIIWRRKLPHLPRQPDTIAAVMTYVAGTSMVRDFYGLEEMKTKERNKAIVRMGKVYAYGWRQEPEGGIRWIVDEVPDAERKSFLSGTRTSAESSAGGRGWYRPRGREWRRDV; this is encoded by the exons ATGGCGTCCCTCTCAGAAGATCGACCtttgaagaaaaagaagagcagAAATATCAAACTCTCCA AAAATGGGAATCCAACATCAAGGCCCTTCTTGTCGAGAGTTTTTGGAATGGCTACAACTTTGGTGATTACATTGGGGCTTGTTGGCGTTGTCATCTATTTGAGAAAGACTCTCCCGGACGGTTCAAAGCCAAGCTATGCCAGCTCATCCACACTGCAAgcgcgaggagggggagcggaGGGAGCAACAATAATTGAACGCCAGAGAAACTTGTTTACTCTAGTGCCAGTCTTCACGGCTGGACCGCCAATACTGCCCGGAGACTTCCCGATCATTTCAAGCACTGTAGACTGCACAACGGTCATGGTTCCAGCGCGTCAAGTCAAACGACAGGGATATTGGCACACATACTGCTCGACAAGCTATTTCACAATTACTCGGACACCGACCGTAACTTTGACAACAAAGGGGCCGCTCTTCACTCTGAGGCCGACGAGAATAGTTACTTTTAGACTTCCATCCGGCTCTCCTGTGGTAGATTGTACTACCTATGTTATCCCAGATAAGCTCAAGcgcggcgaggaggttgactgCACAACTAGATACGTGCCTttcaccacatccaccaggCCAACAACAACTGTAACGACAACCCCAACAGAGACCCCTACAGAGACCTCGACAATAACGCCTCCAACAACACGGCCGCCCACATCGATGACCATCTCGACCAGCTCAACAGTCTTCTCGTCCACAATATCAACatcgacaacgacaacaacaacaatagtGGAAGAGATATCCACTATGCCAACCGTTGTTGATCCCTGCGCTACGACATGGATGGACTGTCAGGACCGCATCGAGGGTAGATGCCTCACGTTTGCCTTGACACTTTCAGATTGcccttccacctcgaccGAAACTGTGACAACCACCACGCGGATAGTTACGTCAACCGTCACTGCACCACCCATTGTCGATACATGCATGGCAACTTCGGTAACCTGTACAACCATACCGATTATTCTTGCAAGGGGTCTGAGAAGGGCTGACAGGATTGACTGTATGACGTCTTTTTCAACTTTGGAAGAATGCATCTCCACCTCAACAACTACCACCACTCCTTCTACAAGCTTGCAGACTTCAACCACTCCGGGAAATGCAACAACAATTACCATCTCGCCATCATTCACTTCTATTAACTTGAGTACCTCCACCCCGGGTACGGAGGAAACTACATCCGCCTCTTCATCAGAGCAGTCAACGTCCGCCGAAGTCAGTACTACAGATCTTCCCGAGACACTACCAACCTCTGAGATAGAGTTTCCAACTACTGTTATAATTCCACCTTTGACTACCTCAACAGCCACCTTTGCATCCATCCCAACAGCTATCTCTATATCCACCTCAAGAAACCCTCTTATCACCACTCTAACAA CTGCTCCAACAACTACCTCAACTATTACTCCAACTACTAGTCCAACggcctcctcagcagccatCACAGCGGTTATTCCATCGACTTCTGCGACCAATACTttgacaacaacaccctctgCAATGTCAGTAACAACCACTCCGATAACGACTCCTACTACGACGCCAGAGACTCCATCAACGGTCTCACCAACGATTTCGACAAATACCCCATTGAATCCGTCATCGGTCGTGTCTTCAAATGCCGAATCCAATCCAGGCTCAACAACCTTAACAAGTGTGCGGATTCCCGGAGTAAGCACTAGCCTCCAGACCGAGACGACAAACACGGAGTCGACCAGCTTAATCTCTTCAGCTTCAGGTGGAACTTCGACGCGGAATGTGCAGACCACGGATCCTACAAACACAGCAACTTCTTGGGGGACTGAAGCAGCGACAGAGACAAACTCGGACCCATTTGTTATTGCCCAAGTATCGTCTCAACCGGAGCCCGATTCCACAGCATTGACTGTGAGTGGTTCTAGCTCGAGTTCGGTGACGTCAATTCTGACAACAAATACGGAGACTGAGGAAGCTGCCAAGTCAACTTCTGCCCAAGAATCGACAATTGTCACGGGGTCAATCTCGTCCGTCGTATCATCTTCTGAGACCAATCCATCCAGGATTTTATCCTCCACGCTGTCTAGCCCCGATATAACCCATTTttcctctttctcctctgCTCAGAAATCTTCTGGGGCTTCAACTGAAGAACCCACACCGATAGCCCAAACAGGTCAAACAGCGACCGGCTCAGCAACCGTTGGTCCAGGTGAAACCacagcaacatcatcaccaagccCAGATACAGGCGCCCCAGCCCTCATGTCATGGCCATATTGGAAGATCACAGAGTCCCTCACTGGAAACCATGCCCCTCTGATCGTAGGGCGAGGTTTCATGCTCATGATGGGTGCCTTCTACCAACAGGTCATCACCCATGACCCAGTCAGGCAGCTCACAAGCGGGGGCATCTCTGCCACAGAACTTGTCAGTCCCGCGATGGGAGCTTCAGAGTTTGGTCTCTTTGTAGCTCAAATTGGCACCATCTTCGTAGCTGGTGGGACGTACATCGATACCAACTACTGCAACGACCTCGCATCTcccaccaacatcaacccctGTCCTCCCAAAATCACCGGAAATTCATGGGttctcgacatcatcattACCATTCTGGTGATCCAAGCCGGGGTGGTAGCCTACACGATGAGCAAGTGGTTCCAAAAGCCAGGGCGCCTCTCGGCTGACCCTACCACCATTGCCGGCGTGGCAGCCGTAATGGGCCATCCACAGATTGAACAGCAGTTTTCGTCTTTTGGCGGAGAGATCACACAACAGGAACTGCTGCATGCCCTCAAGGGGCAGGAATTCAAGCTCGGGACTTTTACCACCGAGGATGGGGTCACAAAGTATGGGATTATGCCTGTGGCTTTGTATGAGAGGAAGGATAGGAACcagagggggtggtgggcgaGGACGAGAGACACCGTCCGGTCGGGGTTCAACAAGGCGATGTTTTTTAGGAATTGGAAGCTGAATAGGCTGtttcttgatgttgttttcggactgttgctggtggctcTGCTTGGGCTAACGCTGGCTTCGTTGGCGAATATTGACCAGCCGCAAAAGGTATTTTTGCCGACGGCTGTTGCTAGTGGAGTTGGGATGAAGATCTTGTTTGCGCTTTTGGGGGTGCTGATCTCGTCGAattgggggaggttgtttCAGG ATACCCAAACCTTCAGCCCCTATTTTCCCCTGAGAGACGGAGAAGCACGGCCAAACCCAACCATTCTCCTAAACCGCCACAGCAGCCCCATCTGCGCTTTCATTCCCCTCCTACGCAACAGACATCTCGCTGCAGCGTCAGTGGCATTCACCGGGATCATCGCAGAGTTTctcatcatcgccctcgCTGGCCTGCCTTATCGACCGGGTCAGCTTCGATCCGAGTTCTTGTTTTGCGGCATCGCTAGTGCCATCATCCTCTGCGTCATGCTAGTGCAGTTGGCACTGGTGATTATCTGGCGCAGAAAGCTGCCTCACTTGCCCCGCCAGCCGGATACAATTGCTGCGGTGATGACATACGTCGCTGGCACGAGCATGGTGAGAGACTTTTATGGGTTGGAAGAGATGAAGACCAAGGAGAGGAACAAGGCCATTGTCCGAATGGGCAAAGTGTATGCGTATGGGTGGAGGCAAGAGCCGGAGGGTGGGATAAGATGGATTGTGGATGAGGTTCCTGACGCGGAGAGGAAGAGTTTCTTGTCCGGGACGAGAACGAGTGCAGAGTCGTCGGccggagggaggggttggtatAGACCGAGGGGCCGGGAATGGAGGAGGGACGTATAG
- a CDS encoding hypothetical protein (COG:S; EggNog:ENOG503PRE8), which produces MHISPQEAHHVAVLAGQGECAKLVTAVKALALREHESPADILIACKDDFQQTAAHIAAKSGQSKSIDTLSDLLADNEKRALYFNMANRFSGDRPIHTAMRHGYLDAFKALVNHGADPTLKNRFGDVVEDYPGDFEPEEVSRIVEEYRTKVDKLRA; this is translated from the exons ATGCATATTTCTCCACAAGAAGCCCACCACGTCGCCGTTCTTGCCGGTCAGGGAGAATGCGCCAAACTGGTGACAGCCGTCAAAGCTCTAGCGTTGCGAGAACATGAGTCGCCTGCCGACATCCTTATTGCTTGCAAGGACGACTTTCAACAGACAGCTGCGCATATTGCTGCAAAATCAGGGCAGTCAA AGTCCATCGACACACTATCCGATCTTTTGGCTGACAATGAGAAAAGAGCACTCTATTTCAACATGGCTAACCGTTTTTCCGGGGATCGGCCCATCCACACAGCCATGCGCCATGGGTATCTGGATGCCTTCAAAGCCTTGGTCAATCATGGCGCGGACCCGACGCTGAAGAATCGCTTTGGAGATGTCGTTGAGGATTATCCAGGTGACTTCGAGCCAGAGGAGGTATCACGAATTGTGGAGGAGTATAGGACTAAGGTGGACAAACTCAGGGCATAA
- a CDS encoding hypothetical protein (EggNog:ENOG503NUSQ; COG:G): MGDDLIESYTGFRTISTGVVNGIKRPLLNGKFVYLFGPLDQGYWPDGLHLPPTLEAMVYDLELVKSLGMNLVRKHIKIEPDLFYEACDRLGLLVMQDMPSMRVHTNARPTDAEQAEFERQLEIMIKEHRNYPSIVTWVIYNEGWGQITDRYPEFHITDRIRQLDPTRLINSVTGWHDHGAGDYHDNHHYADPQCGTPFYSLPNTPYDSSRIGFQGEYGGLGHRPLDEHLWPVQAAVRTINETYEMHADEASYNYRAHVLFDLLRQQVEHFACSGAVYTQTSDVEGEVNGLVTYDRRVVRVDVTQWKADIQALYDAAAARA, translated from the exons ATGGGTGATGACTTGATTGAGAGTTACACGGGATTCCGGACCATCTCCACAGGAGTCGTCAATGGAATCAAAAGGCCTCTTCTGAATGGGAAATTCGTTTACCTTTTCGGACCTCTTGATCAGGGATATTGGCCAGATGGCCTTCATCTGCCACCGACTCTCGAAGCAATGGTGTACGATCTGGAGCTTGTCAAAAGTCTTGGCATGAACTTGGTTCGCAAACAT ATCAAAATTGAGCCGGACCTCTTTTACGAGGCATGTGATCGGCTCGGTCTGCTGGTCATGCAAGACATGCCTTCCATGAGGGTCCACACCAATGCTCGGCCAACTGATGCCGAACAAGCCGAGTTTGAACGTCAGCTCGAAATCATGATCAAGGAACACAGAAATTACCCAAGCATTGTCACCTGGGTCATCTACAACGAAGGCTGGGGCCAAATTACGGATCGCTATCCAGAGTTTCATATCACGGACCGCATTCGACAGCTTGATCCAACACGGCTGATTAATTCCGTAACAGGGTGGCATGATCACGGAGCTGGGGATTATCAT GATAATCATCATTATGCCGATCCCCAGTGCGGTACACCATTCTACTCGCTGCCAAACACACCATATGACTCCAGCCGGATTGGATTCCAAGGAGAGTATGGAGGACTCGGCCACCGACCGTTGGATGAACA TCTCTGGCCAGTGCAAGCGGCCGTTAGGACGATCAATGAAACGTATGAGATGCATGCCGATGAGGCATCTTACAACTACCGTGCACATGTGTTGTTCGACTTGCTACGACAGCAGGTTGAGCACTTTGCATGCAGTGGTGCTGTGTACACTCAAACGTCGGAcgtggaaggggaggtcaATGGGCTTGTGACCTACGACCGTCGCGTGGTGCGTGTGGATGTAACGCAATGGAAAGCCGACATACAGGCGCTGTACGACGCTGCGGCAGCTCGGGCTTGA
- a CDS encoding hypothetical protein (EggNog:ENOG503NY8H; COG:S; CAZy:AA5), with the protein MSGLVKIASLAVVLFLFLALTFQFQFNTSVYVLVQQRQEHANARNIGRWEQSILLPIVPVAIAVLPRTGKVLAWAADKPNVFSNATTHTLSVIYDPSTHQVNNQNVTTTHHNMFCPGLSLDTSGRVVVTGGSTSDATSIYDEVQGRWLSGPPLTVGRGYHSQATLSDGRVFTIGGSWSGPLGGKNGEILDPNKQTWTALPNTLAEPLLTSDFLGPFAGDNHAWLFAWRNDSVFQAGPSRAMNWYGVSSSGVCQPAGSRGNDTDSMNGNAVMYDALAGKILAVGGARHYNDAAATNATHIVTLPSGPFTPPHVQELRGMKYPRAYANSVLLPTGEVLITGGAAYAKQWADVNATLVPELFNPDTLTFTPLAKMPIPRTYHSVAVLLPDATVLTGGGGLCWEKCLGPEEEINHLDLQRFTPPYLLSGDPRPKILEISDTEVDLGGVFELLVGGEVAEVAMVRYSSATHAINTDQRRVRLVSTALGKQKGRALHRVEIPEDGGVVVPGYWMVFAISSGKGGMKVPSVAETILIRAK; encoded by the coding sequence ATGTCAGGCCTGGTCAAAATTGCCTCACTGGCAGTTGTGCTATTCCTGTTCCTAGCCCTCACCTTTCAGTTCCAGTTCAACACAAGCGTCTACGTCCTAGTACAGCAAAGACAAGAGCACGCAAACGCTAGAAACATTGGCCGGTGGGAACAGAGCATACTCCTTCCCATCGTCCCCGTAGCTATTGCGGTGCTGCCAAGAACAGGCAAAGTCCTCGCCTGGGCTGCCGACAAGCCAAATGTCTTCTCTAACGCGACGACACATACTCTCTCCGTCATCTACGACCCATCAACGCACCAGGTCAACAATCAGaatgtcaccaccacacaccacaaCATGTTCTGTCCCGGCCTCTCGCTCGACACCTCCGGACGGGTAGTTGTTACAGGTGGCAGCACTTCGGATGCAACCAGCATCTACGACGAAGTCCAAGGGAGATGGCTTTCCGGCCCGCCCTTGACTGTTGGTCGAGGGTATCACTCTCAAGCGACCCTCTCCGACGGACGCGTCTTTACCATCGGCGGTTCCTGGAGCGGTCCCCTGGGTGGCAAGAACGGGGAGATCCTCGACCCCAACAAGCAAACCTGGACAGCCCTTCCAAACACCCTCGCAGAGCCACTCCTCACAAGCGACTTCCTCGGCCCCTTCGCAGGCGACAACCACGCCTGGCTCTTTGCCTGGAGGAACGACTCCGTTTTCCAAGCCGGGCCTTCCAGAGCCATGAACTGGTACGGGGTTTCCTCCTCAGGCGTCTGCCAACCCGCAGGTTCCCGAGGAAACGACACCGACTCAATGAACGGAAACGCGGTGATGTACGACGCCCTAGCAGGGAAGATCTTGGCTGTGGGGGGTGCGCGGCACTATAACGACGCCGCCGCGACCAACGCTACCCACAtcgtcaccctcccctccggccCGTTCACCCCGCCGCACGTCCAGGAGCTAAGGGGGATGAAATATCCCCGAGCGTACGCCAACAGCGTTCTGCTCCCGACCGGCGAGGTTCTCATCACTGGCGGAGCAGCATACGCGAAGCAATGGGCGGACGTCAACGCAACGCTCGTGCCGGAGTTGTTCAACCCTGACACGCTGACTTTCACCCCGCTGGCCAAGATGCCCATTCCAAGAACATATCACAGTGTTGCTGTGCTCTTGCCCGATGCAACTGTGTTgaccgggggagggggcttgtGCTGGGAGAAGTGCTTGGGGCCGGAAGAGGAGATAAACCACTTGGATTTGCAGAGGTTCACACCACCTTATCTGCTGAGTGGAGATCCGCGACCGAAGATCCTGGAGATTTCCGACACTGAGGTGGATCTGGGAGGAGTGTTTGAATTGCTGGTAGGCGGGGAGGTGGCAGAGGTAGCGATGGTGAGGTACAGCAGTGCGACACATGCGATCAATACTGACcagaggagggtgaggctTGTTTCAACGGCGTTGGGGAAGCAGAAAGGGAGAGCGCTGCATAGAGTTGAAATTCCCGAAGacggaggggtggtggtgccgggaTATTGGATGGTCTTTGCCATCTCAtcagggaaaggggggatgAAGGTGCCATCAGTAGCAGAGACAATTTTGATCCGGGCAAAGTGA
- a CDS encoding hypothetical protein (COG:M; CAZy:GT2_Glyco_tranf_2; EggNog:ENOG503NZ6Q; CAZy:GT2_Glycos_transf), giving the protein MHSPVEDDYRLRQAAKAPLPTSHGRNKSTSSILSTSKASLPFLLDSLGNPITFDNTITDPDCMVVTEIGNDEEYDQIQSNFGPVRRFLTRFVFLTAIIPCILLLWASKIQGEILLALGQEGSLGGVKLYLAWFAFAIEGLWSADAIAASLVKAASLFARYRPRLRLLGDNVPCVDIIIPVCNEKLDIIQDTVRATLNIDYPAHRFRVIVSDDGRNQKLEAWVLQLAADTPNLYYTARVKYGPAGYKAGNLNHAITVSDTLPGGRAELVAGLDADMIPEKRWLRACVAHLIRDPKMGVVCPAQLFYNVPDNDPLNQQSSINWLCMDIIRDHAGLGWNLGSGWVVRREAVDDIGGFPTDCLVEDIYSSMLQMAEGWRSAYLAESLQYGLVPETYAAHVKQFARWYIGGAQMFVNFKGYLSSKLTKRMTLAAKLVGFSSGINVHAKAQLATVFMLLTPFVFLTGTHLMYWRDEAEMKLLLRLYCAIVLTRYLHDCHIGVMAGYRVAVMETGMMRYMSHYYTVAWFKTFFLASKSGTLHAVLLSASGCAIFFSTVVPGFN; this is encoded by the exons ATGCACTCTCCGGTAGAGGACGACTATCGCCTCAGGCAGGCGGCCAAAGCGCCCCTTCCAACCTCTCACGGCCGAAACAAGTCAACATCATCCATTCTGTCAACCTCCAAAGCatctcttccttttcttttggaCAGTTTGGGCAATCCAATTACCTttgacaacaccatcaccgaccCAGATTGCATGGTGGTTACTGAAATCGGTAATGACGAAGAATACGACCAAATCCAGTCCAACTTCGGGCCTGTGCGTCGATTCTTGACCCGGTTCGTGTTTTTGACTGCCATCATCCCTTGCATTCTGCTCTTATGGGCTTCCAAGATTCAGGGAGAGATCCTGCTGGCTCTTGGACAGGAAGGAAGCTTGGGTGGGGTCAAGCTCTATCTCGCTTGGTTTGCTTTTGCCATTGAGGGTCTCTGGTCAG CCGACGCAATCGCTGCCTCTTTGGTCAAAGCAGCATCCTTATTTGCTCGGTATCGGCCCAGACTTCGGTTACTGGGTGATAATGTGCCGTGCGtggacatcatcatcccagtCTGCAACGAGAAGCTCGACATCATCCAAGATACCGTTCGCGCTACACTCAACATCGACTACCCTGCTCATCGGTTCAGAGTCATCGTGTCTGATGATGGCCGGAATCAAAAGCTGGAGGCTTGGGTTTTGCAGCTGGCCGCCGACACGCCCAACTTGTATTACACCGCGCGTGTCAAGTATGGGCCGGCAGGGTACAAAGCTGGCAACCTCAATCATGCAATTACTGTGTCTGACACCCTTCCTGGTGGGCGGGCTGAGCTTGTAGCTGGGTTGGATGCTGATATGATTCCTGAAAAGAGGTGGCTGAGGGCGTGTGTTGCACATCTGATTAGGGATCCCAAGATGGGAGTTGTTTGTCCTGCCCAATTGTTCTACAATGTGCCGGACAATGACCCGCTGAATCAGCAGAGTTCTATCAACTGGCTTTGTATGGACATCATCAGGGACCATGCCGGACTCGGCTG GAATCTCGGATCTGGCTGGGTCGTCCGAAGAGAGGCGGTGGACGATATCGGTGGGTTTCCTACAGACTGCCTTGTCGAGGATATCTACAGCTCCATGCTGCAGATGGCAGAGGGGTGGCGTTCTGCCTATCTGGCCGAGTCGCTTCAGTATGGTCTGGTTCCCGAAACATATGCTGCTCATGTGAAGCAATTTGCTCGATGG TACATCGGTGGAGCTCAGATGTTTGTCAACTTCAAGGGATATCTCTCCAGCAAACTGACCAAGCGGATGACCCTTGCTGCCAAGTTGGTCGGCTTCTCCAGCGGTATCAACGTCCACGCCAAGGCTCAGCTAGCCACAGTATTCATGTTGTTGACGCCCTTTGTGTTCTTGACTGGTACGCACCTGATGTATTGGCGAGACGAGGCGGAAATGAAGCTATTGCTTCGACTTTACTGTGCCATTGTCCTGACACGCTATCTTCATGACTGCCACATCGGTGTGATGGCTGGGTACCGGGTTGCAGTCATGGAGACGGGTATGATGAGATACATGTCTCATT ATTACACCGTTGCGTGGTTCAAGACGTTTTTCCTGG CCTCCAAGAGCGGAACCCTGCACGCCGTGCTCCTTTCCGCGAGCGGCTGCGCCATATTCTTTTCGACTGTGGTGCCTGGGTTCAACTGA
- a CDS encoding hypothetical protein (COG:S; EggNog:ENOG503NZMU; CAZy:PL35) — translation MSWQSSPRARVPGAVVVAAALAMSTIITLTFCLRLSLVTATLQTPLPLPTAASTANEEATIQILGHHLEPTHPRLFANTSKWASLPDQIAGDGYLSRWNRTIFRQADEMLSLPPPDYQKDGTSGILDIARTVQLRIKHWAYAYRLTNDPKWKDRIWKEIVHTAGNSTGASFGTQGDSWNTDHWLDVGEFLVAFGIAYDWLYDAWTAEEREGIRWSVVDLGLRKGLESFERKEWFLGVTGNWNCVTAGGMIVGALAVLEDDTSGVARSLLGRAVENAEQHCGKSVDESGTWAETPDYWHFGTQAHAQLSSGLLTSLGSTFGMLDSHPKFRETGMFHIHNMGMTEKFNYGDCGPSKITATANSLFFYGREYGIPEYGLFQRDRPDAADPLSMLWYDSSLKGEWHDHLPLDKAFSDPRGAWVSLRSSWTDSNGVFVAMKGGKMTGHATHGNLDAGDFVLDALGERWATELCQDSYDAPGYFSSEDQDSVRWDYYRCGTAGQNTIVHNNSNQVVDAEPTMKFESTLVTQKTKGKTDAGGFWIADLTQAYDGMSIKRGVRLLPERSKSFVLPSQFGHPSCILSQVAEKTYRTPGSVFWLLIFRQAV, via the exons ATGTCTTGGCAATCCTCTCCGCGCGCACGAGTACCGGGGGCAGTCGTTGTGGCAGCAGCACTGGCGATGTcgaccatcatcaccctgaCGTTTTGTTTGCGGTTGTCGCTGGTGACCGCAACCTTGCAGACACCATTGCCACtgcccaccgccgccagcacAGCCAACGAAGAGGCCACCATCCAGATTCTTGGCCACCATCTTGAACCCACCCATCCCCGCCTCTTCGCCAACACGTCTAAATGGGCCTCCCTTCCGGACCAAATAGCAGGTGATGGATACCTTTCAAGGTGGAACAGAACCATCTTCCGCCAAGCCGACGAGATGCTCTCTTTACCTCCCCCAGACTACCAAAAAGACGGAACGAGTGGGATCCTCGACATCGCGAGGACGGTCCAGCTCAGGATCAAACACTGGGCTTACGCCTACCGGTTGACCAACGACCCCAAGTGGAAAGATCGCATTTGGAAAGAAATCGTCCACACAGCCGGGAACTCTACCGGTGCTTCGTTTGGGACGCAAGGCGACAGCTGGAACACGGATCATTGGCTGGATGTAGGCGAGTTTCTGGTCGCGTTTGGGATTGCGTATGACTGGCTTTATGACGCATGGACAGctgaggagagagaggggatAAGATGGAGTGTTGTCGATTTAGGCCTGAGAAAGGGGCTGGAGAGTTTTGAGAGGAAGGAGTGGTTTCTGGGGGTGACGGGGAACTGGAACTGTGTTACTGCGGGTGGGATGATTGTGGGGGCgttggcggtgttggaggaTGACACCAGTGGTGTGGCGAGAAGCttgttggggagggcggtggaaAACGCAGAGCAGCACTGCGGCAAGAGTGTTGACGAGAGCGGGACGTGGGCTGAGACGCCGGATTATTGGCATTTTGGGACGCAGGCGCATGCACAGCTTTCGTCGGGGTTGTTAACATCGTTGGGGAGCACCTTTGGGATGTTGGACAGCCATCCCAAGTTTCGGGAGACGGGCATGTTTCATATTCATAATATGGGGATGACGGAGAAGTTCAATTATGGGGATTGCGGTCCGTCCAAGATCACTGCTACGGCGAATTCGCTATTCTTTTATGGGAGGGAGTACGGCATTCCTGAGTATGGTTTGTTTCAGAGGGACAGGCCTGATGCGGCTGATCCGTTGTCAATGCTCTGGTATGATTCTTCTCTCAAGGGGGAATGGCACGATCATCTGCCTCTGGACAAGGCTTTCTCCGACCCCAGGGGCGCCTGGGTATCACTGAGATCTTCCTGGACGGATTCTAATGGTGTCTTTGTCGCCATGAAAGGAGGAAAGATGACCGGACACGCCACAC ATGGCAACCTTGATGCCGGTGATTTCGTTCTGGACGCCTTGGGAGAACGATGGGCGACAGAGCTATGCCAAGACAGCTACGATGCTCCTGGTTACTTTTCGAGTGAAGATCAGGACAGTGTCCGATGGGACTACTACCGCTGCGGTACAGCTGGTCAAAACACGATTGTCCACAACAACTCAAACCAGGTTGTTGACGCTGAGCCAACAATGAAGTTTGAGAGCACTCTGGTCACTCAGAAGACCAAGGGCAAGACCGACGCTGGCGGTTTTTGGATTGCGGATCTAACCCAGGCATATGACGGCATGAGCATCAAGCGTGGGGTTCGATTGCTCCCAGAGCGGAGTAAG TCTTTCGTACTACCAAGCCAGTTCGGTCACCCAAGCTGCATCCTCTCTCAGGTGGCCGAGAAGACCTACCGAACCCCGGGGTCAGTGTTCTGGCTGTTGATCTTCCGCCAGGCAGTTTGA